Proteins encoded together in one Ipomoea triloba cultivar NCNSP0323 chromosome 4, ASM357664v1 window:
- the LOC116016180 gene encoding uncharacterized protein LOC116016180, with amino-acid sequence MSQDDSQNVFAHDYDDLIEDEFCVSEGGSPNRSDDAQQVRARPVAPTQSVPSQILLKKRKIQTDDSTSSKVKETSTSKSITPSGDYVELDPKGAFATPVEISPKEEEQLADLIGEGIRYEVDRRLTNIVSCHYKKWIGVHLDSLKAGMRIPLDPFLVDFVNYYGIVPSQVAPNGHRILACFPQICARHQVPCTIDLFNFLHLVKTMGKNCHPSFVIIQCRGLFGKVSGLPDNNRKWRGKFLRVFLKDGVPFKNEWSRRMRKCVLPPETLEIKDAVEKISSECYSWDNYHSPEALAAAHLPPPMYGVQRQVVPDGHLAMDLDPDLEEFVGAGGKSSFGIDQSQSSKITLKRKSAPSDHHETDQLPIGPPPSSSSIAPVPSSSLGKRPLGEVEVETKVPGSTLATNREMPRLAEEGPPHVRALVRGTADLPKMFNLLSELGPPPASVVSDTNEEVAAKMAQHLSYDQISYLEISWVHSTVMRYFGTLLIFY; translated from the exons ATGTCGCAAGATGATAGCCAAAACGTTTTTGCCCatgattatgatgatttgaTTGAGGATGAATTTTGTGTGTCCGAGGGTGGGTCACCGAATCGTTCTGACGATGCTCAACAAGTGAGGGCTCGTCCTGTCGCCCCCACACAATCTGTCCCTTCACAAattcttttgaagaaaaggaaaatccaAACGGACGACTCCACTTCGAGCAAGGTGAAAGAAACCTCGACGAGCAAAAGTATCACGCCAAGTGGTGATTACGTCGAGTTGGATCCCAAAGGAGCTTTTGCCACTCCGGTTGAAATATCTCCCAAGGAggaggagcaacttgcagatTTGATTGGAGAAGGGATCCGTTACGAGGTTGACCGACGCCTGACTAACATCGTTTCTTGTCATTACAAGAAATGGATAGGTGTCCATCTGGATTCGCTGAAAGCTGGTATGCGTATCCCCCTTGATCCTTTCCTTGttgattttgtgaattattatgGCATAGTTCCAAGCCAAGTGGCGCCAAATGGTCATCGTATACTTGCGTGCTTCCCTCAAATTTGTGCACGTCATCAAGTTCCTTGCACGATCGATTTGTTCAACTTCCTCCATCTTGTAAAGACTATGGGGAAGAATTGCCACCCCAGCTTCGTGATCATTCAATGTCGCGGGTTGTTTGGAAAAGTTTCTGGTCTGCCTGATAACAACCGTAAGTGGAGGGGGAAGTTTCTTCGAGTGTTTTTGAAAGACGGGGTGCCTTTCAAAAATGAGTGGTCTCGTCGAATGCGCAAGTGCGTGCTACCACCTGAGACTTTAGAGATCAAGGATGCAGTCGAGAAGATTTCATCGGAGTGCTATTCTTGGGATAATTATCACTCTCCAGAGGCATTGGCTGCAGCTCATCTACCCCCTCCGATGTATGGGGTTCAACGTCAGGTTGTCCCAGATG GTCATCTAGCAATGGACCTTGACCCTGACCTTGAGGAATTTGTAGGTGCTGGGGGGAAGTCGTCATTCGGTATTGATCAGTCTCAATCATCGAAGATCACTCTGAAAAGGAAGTCCGCACCATCTGACCACCACGAGACCGACCAGTTACCCATTGGACCCCCTCCGTCTAGTTCTTCTATCGCTCCAGTTCCTTCTTCGTCATTGGGCAAGCGTCCTCTAGGTGAGGTTGAGGTTGAAACTAAGGTTCCTGGTAGTACACTCGCAACCAATCGTGAGATGCCTCGACTTGCGGAAGAGGGACCCCCTCACGTACGTGCACTTGTTCGTGGGACGGCTGATCTACCAAAAATGTTCAACCTACTGTCCGAGCTAGGCCCCCCACCTGCGAGTGTCGTCAGTGATACCAATGAAGAGGTCGCCGCAAAGATGGCCCAACACTTATCCTAC GACCAGATCTCCTACTTGGAAATATCGTGGGTTCACTCGACCGTCATGCGCTACTTTGGCACTCTTCTGATATTCT